CTACAGAACTGGAAGATAGAACCTCCTTTGGTTCAGCTTCTTGATAAAGTAGAACGTTACTTCACAAAGGTAACTAGTTTACTTAATTTCATACCGTTTTAACAACATCATGTAactaaaatatccaaaataaaaaGATCAAAGGAGACATCGACACGCTGGACCGAACcaaagatgaagaagctaaGAAATTCAAGAGCCACAACATCCACTTTGACTTCAACATACTTCTTCAGATCAAGGAGACAATGGTTGATATCTCATCAAACTGCATGGAACTCGCATTGAAGGTAATTAAACAGCTAAAAAATATaaccttttatttttaagtatttttaaaacCAAAGTTCTTATCTGATCAACCTAAAATTCACAGGAAAAGAGAGATGAAAAGCTTGTGTCACCTGATGCAAAGCCTAGCATTAAGAAGACAGTAGGATGTGCTAAAATGCTGTGGAGGTCATTTCAGTTTGCATTCAAAGTCTACACATTTGCTGGAGGACACGACGATCGAGCTGATTCTTTAACCAGAGAGTTGGCTCATGAGATCCAAACTGAtactcagaatccttgatgtatCCATCGTTTCGAATCATGACTACTACTCCTTTTTGCCTTTCTAAACACctaaaaatattccaaaatgtTTGATAtggaatgataaaaaaaaagtatatgtataatatttaacCTATTGTTTTGGCTTTGAGTTTGTAATTTTGAAGCCCACCCAAAAAGACTAGGATTTAGAGGTTTCATGGGAGCTCAGAGGTGCAgagtttttttagtgaaaaccTATAAAAACCTTTTGAGTCAAGGAAGACCATTGTGTTGCCAGAATATGTAATATGGTTTTGTTGTTataaactttttctttctttaattcTAGTTGTAAGGTACAAGTCGAAATGGTGATGACAAAACCTGGCAAAAGAAATGATATATATTAACAGAATTTAGCGAAAAGTTGATGATAGCGAGGCTAAAAATAGGAATCACAACCTACTTGTAGCTTTTAAATATGATGAAGATATCATCTTAGATTACAATATTTATCTCATTACTCTAAGTTGGTATGCGAATAGAATGGGATTGGCTGAAGCCAGCATGCTCTAATACTGAGCACTGCAGTTGCATTTGGATATCTGACCTTATGTGTTGCTTTGTgataagcaaaacaaaaaagacgGGTTTAACCCTAAAATTTGCCATAAATAACTAGAAGAAACAAACTTCGGATCTACAAATAACACATAACACATTGCTTGTTTTGTAGGGCTCCTCAAAAGTGGCAGATAGAACAGCAAATTTGTATGTTCACATCATGCAGATATATTTGTTCTTTTGtctatatctctctctcttgtgcGAAAATTTACTttgcatgttcttgttttacTAATGTAAAAatgttgtgacaaaaaaaaaactaacgtaaaaatgaagagttacagAAGATACAAGAATCAGACATGAGTTTTTGAATGATGCTTCCTTCTTCAATCCTAAAACTCTTACTCTCTCTGTTCCAAAGATGAACAGATAAGCTATGTTTACGTAAATGCATAAGTCTCTTACGTGACCAATTTGCCTCCCTCCCATTCACGGACGCTCTGTAAAATCCACTGATCCTAGTCCAGTCCACCGGATAAAACGAAGACGGTGGAAGAACAGAGAATCCCATATCCGACGAACAGTTAGAAACGTTGAATCTTGCAACCACTCTTGACACTAAGTATGGACCGTTGTGACCCCATTTGTTACCGTTGAAGGTTCTTGAGAACTCGTCGATGAAGCTTTTAAGCAAAGGATGGTTCTTGTCGAAGATGAGCACCGCGTTGTTGAGCCTGCTCCATTTTCTTGTAACCGGATCAACCGTTTGTGCTCCGATTACGTTGTGGAGACTGGTGAGAGGTTTGAGTATTATAACATCTGTGTCTAAGTAGATCCCTCCGAACTTGTAGAGCAAGACTAGTCTTAGAATGTTAGAGAGGTTTTGCTCTAGTGGAATCACTCCTGGACTGAACATTCCTCTCTTCAGTCTTTCAAACCATTTCTCTGCTGACGTGTCTTTGAAAATGTAAGTGAAGTCTGGTTTGATCGCGAGCACTTTAAGCCCTTTATCTGTAAAGGGTTTCAAGATGAGTGTTCCTCTCTCACAGTCAAGTGAGTTTGAGACCAAGATCAGACAGCTATTTGGGTGAGACTTGAAGAGACTCTCTATAGTGAAACGTTCTCTTTCACCAAAAGATTCGATGGAGGAGATCCAGATCATGAAGAACAGGGACTTGCATGAGGATTCGGACAAGAATGACTTGATCCTCGTCTTGAATTTCTGTCTTGATTTGCCTTGTGGCTTCTGTGTCATCTCGGGTGTTAACCCGTTTCTTCTCTTCCGTCTCCTTGTCCTTCTCTCTGTCTTTATTGGCGAAACTTTCTGCTTTTGTACGAACCCTGAAGAGGTTTCTTTCACCGCAAGCAACATTGAAGAATCTGACTTAGATGATGATGTTAAAGTTGACCTTGAcgatgttgatgatgatgataatgatggatgatgatgaagaaccTGGTGGTGGTTATAATTGAGTGAAAGAGTGGATTTGGGTGGGATTGGATCAAGATGAAGGGAGAAGGCAGAGAAGCTGTTGTAGATTAAGAGAAGCATGAGAAGAAGACCTAGAAGAGACAATGGAAGACAACAAACCAAAGAAACTGTCAAATTTTTCAACATCTGCAATAAATCAACTTGTTCTGTTCTTCTGCTCTCCTCCATCTTTTGTTCTCtccaaacaaatattttaaagacAGAGACTTGGTGTAAAAGATTTCTTCAAGGATAAAAGGGTGTTGTTGGTCTGTCTTATGTGATGATGATACATGTTTGCTgaatatattaaacaattttttttttttaactttcttgGCATACCGAATATACATGTATGATGTATCATTCATAATAGGTGAAAGGGATGAGTACTAAACTATTATTTAAAGAAGGGAAATCTCCTAAATaactcatttttaatttttgttctaAAAAACCAACTAAAGTCAAAGTGACTAAAATAGTGTGAATCACAAGAGCCttattgaagaagaaagagttttGACTGCAACACTTTTATTCCTTTCAACTTGATTATAAAGATACAACTCTAACTCTATTTATATGCCAAGCGCAACCTCAAAACCCTAATGAACCTCTACACGTGTTTGGAGGACATTGAATCTATTCTTTGTTGCAAGGTGGTGAGCTGTACGCGGTGCCAAAGTGGTCCTGCTCGTCGTACGGTTTGGCTCTGCAATATGAACGTTGAGAGGTTGAGCTAAAGCAGGCTTTGTCTTCATCTTTGACTGGTCTCCGAAACTCATATCATTGGGCTTGGGCTTTGTTGTTGTCTTGGGCTCAGCCTGACTAATACACCCCCTCAAACTTGGGGTCGGAGGAACAGAGACACCAAGTTTGTCCCGCAAACGGAAAAACGCTTCCTGACCAAGCGATTTTGTGAAGACATCGGCCAGTTGCAGAGAAGCGGGTATGTGCTTAACTTCCAGCGTCTTGAGAGCCACTCTCTCACGCACATAATGATAGTCGACATCAAAATGTTTAGACCGTTTGTGGAACATGGGATTTGCAGTGAGACACACGGCAGAAAGATTATCACACAGAAGAAGTGGCATGCGCTGTTGTTGCAGACCCATCACTCGAAGCAAATTTTGCAACCAGACAATCTCAGAAGCAGCAAGGGACATGGTCCTGTACTCAGCCTCAGTAGAAGATTTAGAAACTGTTTCATGCCTCTTAGCAGACCAAGAAATGACATTGGAACCTAATAGAGTGCAAAAGCCACCAGTTGATCTTCTAGTTTCAGTGCAACCTGCCCAATCACTGTCGCTGTAGCAGACAAGTGTGGAGTCTGAGGTAGCATTGATGCCAATTCCCATGTTCAGAGTTCCTTTAACATAGCGAAGGATTCTTTTGAGTAACATGAAGTCGAGACAGTAGGTGAGTGCATCCTTTGACAGATATAATTGACAGAGAATTGTAGATCCGGTCTAGTGAGTGTTAAGTACTGCAGTTTACCTGCAATGCTCCTGAAGTAAGAAGGATCAGAGAAAAGTTCATCTTGACCGGGAACAGTGGCCAGTTTTAAAGGCAAAGGAGTGGGCATCGGAGCGCAATCTTTCATTCCTGCATTGATTAAGACATCAGAAGCATACTTCTCTTGATTGAGAAAGAGACCATTCGGAGTTTGATGAACTTGAATCCCAAGGAAGTAGTGTACAGAGCCCATATCTTTCATGCGAAACACTTGACTGAGCTGAGCAACAAGATGATCCAGAAGCGTATTGTTGTTGCCAGTAAGAATCATATCGTCCACGTAGAGGAGAAGATAGATAACATCTGAGCCATGATGATAGATGAATAAGGAAGGGTCAGGGAAACTGCAGATGAATCCGAAGTCAAGCAAAAAATTGCTAAACTTATCAAACCAAGCACGTGGAGCTTGTTTTAAACCGTAGATCGCCTTCTTGAGCTTCCAGACGTAGTCAGGTTTGTTGGGGTCGACAAAACCAGGCGGTTGTTTCAGAAACACAATCTCCTTTAAATCTCCATGCAAGAAGGCGTTCTGAACATCAAGTTGTTTCAGGGACCATTTCTTTGTAACTGCCACATGAAGAACAGTCCTAATTGTTGCTGTACGAACAACTGGACTAAATGTTTCTATGAAATCGAGGCCCTCCTCTTGCTCATTGCCTTTTGCTACAAGTCTCGCTCTCGGTTTGAACACAGTACCATCAGCGTggtattttgttttgtaaatccACTGACTTCCGAGGGGGTTCTGACCATCTGCAGGTGGCACAAGCTCAAATGTTTCTGTCTCAACCATATTATCAATCTCAGTTCCCATTGCACCGTTCCAGCCAGGATGACGCAAAGCAGCTTTGAGAGACTTGGGCTCTGCATAATCTTCTTTGAGCTTACTAAACGGTTAAATGaagattctatttttatttataaatttaattggttaattattaaaatatatataagtgtatattaTAATTGGAGACATTCTCCAGacaattataatacacacttctCAACTACTTGGGATCAGGTCAGAAACAAAGCGGGAAGAAGTTCCTTGGAGTAGCAGTATATGATTTGTGCAGGGTGTTCCTCGGTACTCTTTCATTTCTTGGCTCGCTGTAAAAAATAGACTCTCCACATCTGATAGAATAAGGCTTTGGGGTATACAGCAAGAGTGTATCTTATGCAGTGAGAAGGATGAACGAGGGATCACTTGTTCTTAGCTTGTCCTTATGCCTATACGGTATGGAATAGAATGGCAGGAGGGCTCATAGGGTCAAGGATTAAACCCGGACTGGCAAGATACTATGAACTTTCTTCAGACAGGAGCATCAACCAGGATGGACAGGTTTCATAAGAATGGTATTTCAAACTACAGTTTATCATGTTTGGAGGGAGAAAAATGCACGCAGACATCAAAAAGGTATTCAAGGGACTGCTCAGCTTATTCGAGTGATTGATAAAGCAATCAGGAATAGAGTTCTAGCACAGTAGCACTAGATATAAACCTAGCCTCCTCACAAACTGGAGGGCCCCTTGCTACGCTGGTTCGAAGTGTTTGACACTTAAGGCATACGTCTTCATCTTTCAGTTGAACAAGATTGATTAGTTCATAAGCATTTCTTTCCTTCTTTTGTAAAAGGCCCATAGTTTTATcgataaatttcaaattttcattaaaattctttttttatatgatatataatttaatttaaacaataattatatatatttttaatttgaatatttattaaatgaatatttatattcatattgtgttataatcatttatatatttataataaaaatttaactattaaacacaaaattttaatgtggaacttttaataattttagtataatttaataattttcaaatattcaaagtatgataatataaaactaaaaaatggtagatgataaataaattgtttccaaatctttattaatcaatataattaattgtcatatatattttaaatcatattaagtaattctataacttttatttgaagaaagaaagaagaaattttttttgatttattactaattaattttatagttaatctaatgaaaaatatagtttttgtttagattttagatcaaataatgAATGACATGTattgtaattattttattaattaaaacatatttcTATAGTAACTCTAAAAATTGTTCTAATGTTGACACATTACCATAGCATAAATGTTACAATgctttttaaataatatataaaggatgTCGTTCTTCTCCTCCCCATTTACACCAGACAACACTGAGAAAAGCTTAAATCAAACGTCATTTTCTCCTTTAAAAGCCTTCTAAGTTCTTGTTTCTTTCAAATAATAAACATCTTTTCTTATCGTTTCATTTTCACAATTGAAATGGAATccatcacaatgatccctgaaacATTCAATGAAAATGCAACCCAAAACAACCCTTTGAAAacgttattttctcttttaaaaagcCTTTTAAGTTCTTGTTTCTTTCTGATATCAAACATCTTTTCTTATCATTTCATTTTCACACATGAAATGGAATCCATCAAAACGCTCCCTCAAACATTCGATGAAGATGCAACCAAAAACAACCCATTGATGATCTTTGATTCAGCTGACTTAAATAATAAATCAGACAAGATACCTCAAGAGTTTGTATGGCCCGACCATGATAAACCCTCTACAAACGTTCCGATCCTCCAAGTCCCTCTCATCGACCTTGCTGGTTTTCTCTCTGGCAACCCATTTTTGGTCTCGGAGGCTACAAGACTAGTGGCGGAAGCGGCAAAGCAACATGGTTTCTTCCTAGTCATCAACCATGGAATCGATGAGAAGCTCTTGTCTGGTGCATGCACACTAATGGACAAATTCTTCAAGTCACCGAGTTGTGAGAAACATAAGGCTCAGAGAAAGTGGGGCGAAAGCTCGGGTTATGCTAGTAGCTTTGTTGGAAGATTCAAAAAAAATCTCCCATGGAAGGAAACGCTGTCGTTTGCATTCTCCCCAGGGGAGAAGAGTGAGAACCACTCCCAAGATGTTAAAGAGTTCATCGTTAAGAAGATGGGTGACGAATACAAAGATTTTGGGTATATGAGACTCTTTTTCGGTCTCGATTGATTATTTGCTTTACTTTTTCATTTTCGTTTATATGTTATGTAGTAAATATCGTACGTAAATCTTGTTCCATGCATATATGCAGGATTGTTTATCAAGAATACGCGGAGGCCATGAGCGATCTTTCACTAAAGATCATGGAGCTTCTTGGAATGAGTCTTGGCATCAATAGGAGCCATTTCAAAGAGTTTTTCGAAGACAATGAGTCGATATTTAGATTGAATTACTATCCACAGTGCAAGCAACCTAATGTTGTACTAGGGTCAGGACCGCACTGCGATCCAACATCTCTAACCATACTTCAACAAGACCAAGTCAACGGTCTTCAAGCTTTCGTGGACAACCAATGGCAAGCAATACTTCCTAACCCTCAAGCACTGGTGGTAAACATTGGCGACACTTTCATGGTAACGTTTCCTTTTCTTCTAATATCAATGAATGAAAGAGCAAATATACTTTTGAAATAAAATCCGCAAATTTAAACACTTGTTTTCTAAAAGTATTTTAGGAGGTTTAATCAATGCATAAAGTTAAAGCTATAGGTTTTCggatatatctatatatatcatCATATCTGGAACTTCTCGatgtttttatcttttaatcttGTTTTTCTGTGTATTTAGACAAAATATTTCATAGAAACTTCTGAAtagtttgagaattttttttttgagaaacgaATAGTTTGCGAAATGGTGACTATTAATATTACAAGAAACTGAAACAAGTTTTGTATGGGAGCTTTGATCAATGCATGAAGGAGAAGTGTTtttaacatgtatatatatataaattggaGACTTTAATTTCcctaaattttatttagtatatGATTTCCAATAAAACTCTCAGAGAAGCTATAAATAGTTTGAGAACTGAGACTACTGAATAATACAAGAATTTAACAATTTTGCACTTTCCTGTTTTtcgggattttttttaattataggcTCTAACCAACGGAATATACAAGAGTTGCTTGCATCGAGCCTTAGTGAATAGCAAAACCGAAAGAAAGACACTTGCATTCTTCCTTTCTCCAAAAATGGACAAAGTGGTGAGGCCACCAGCGGAATTAGGAGGTGAAAGAGCATATCCAGATTTTACATGGTCTATGCTTCATGAGTTTGTAATGAAACATTATAGAGCAGATGAAAGCACGCTTGATGAGTTCACAAAATGGCATACGAACAGAGGAAGtttctgacaaaaaaaattatagtgtgCTGTCGCTAGTGCAATGCTGAGGGGTTTTGGAgcaaaatattagtttattaaagaactataatttagttataatgatatgttatattatatattgaaaatacattaatatcaaatataaaatggtaaaacaaaatatttaaatttaattaaaatatgataaatgaaactgtaaataaatttatataatagatgaaaatatgaatatataaaatGAGTTAAATTCTTTTGATAATTTATacatgaaaaaaatcaatagaAAGACAAAAACAGTTAAATACATAAAGTATGATAATTGATAcatttacaataaataaaacaaatagaaaatgaaataaattatcTTAAAGAGATTCTTTTTGTACATCTAACAAAACGATGAAGTTAAATGCATTTTCTTTAACTAAGTACACCAAATAACAAAGGAAATGAAACCccaaaaattagtattttagaAGGGGCCTGAAGTCTGTTGCCTTTTTTTCCATGCCTATGGCACGGCTCTGGCTGTCGCATATGCAGTATTTAAGTTTCATAAATGGTTTTTCTTAAATACTATTTTTGaagcttttctttttcattatcTTTCTTTATGTTGTTGGATTTAATTAGGACTTAGGAGccatatatgatatatgcatAGCCTCGCTTCTAATTAATTGCATACATTtcacttttaaaagaaaaatgtggacgtgttcttttttttttaaaggctttctaattaaaattaaaagtacaGTTACAAGCTATGATCCATGGATCATATATACAGTGAAACAAAGTTTAATAAAGATAGCAACATGAAGCACTTAAGCCAACAACAAGCATGAAGATAGAAGGAAGACCACAAGGTCTAAATGTGgacatgttcttttttttttttttaaacacgtacttgattaatattaaagaGTTAGTTGGGGGCATTAAACTCCTCCCTAACAGACACAGGCTCATACAAATTTAAAGCGCTTTTAGCTAATCTATCGGCTTCTACATTCCTCTCACGAGGAATCCAAGCAAAAGAGCTAGTCTCAAATTCAACAGCCAAGTTTCGAATATCTGAAATTACGCTAATCAGCTCTGCAATGGTCACTCCGGTCGTGAGGCTTTGGATGAGTTGAGCCGAGTCCGACTCGAACCTAAGGTTCCGTAGTTCCAAGCGTTGACAAGAGAGGACCGCTTCCCGGAGAGCGAGCCCCTCAGCCATTAGAGGCGACGCAGTGTGCTCCATTTGGAGTTGGAACGAAATGCTCTGTGGAGCAGTGAGGATATTCCATCCAAGACCCGCAGACATCCGCGTCGCACACCAGGGAGCATCTGAGCGCACCACCGTTACTCCACTTGAAGCTGGGATACTCCTCGCCTGATCTCTTTTACCGGCAGAAACCTCTGGTTTGCCATTGATGCTCCACTCTCGGGCCAAAGTTATGGCCGAGGAAAGGGTGTCCTCAGGGGAAGCTGAGAAACCTTCAAACACTAGTTTATTTCAGACTTTCCAGATGGCCCATAATATCCAAGGGAACAGGGTTCCAGAGGTGATCCCGGCAGGTGGGAGcgttttttgtttacatattgcAGGCCAGACAGCCATCAAATCTATCATTCctctataatccatttccgagATAAAAGGCGCAAGTTGCCATATTTTTAAAGCAAATGGACaatggaagaggagatgaatGATAGATTCATTGCATCCGCATCTTTTGCACTTTGGATCCACTTCGATGTGTCGTTCGAGCAGGCGTTCTCCCACAGGTATGGCTCCTTTAAGTACTTTCCATGAAAATAGCTTAATCTTTGGGGTACAGTCTAGGTTCCAGATGTTTTGTTTCCAGTTGAAGGCTTCATCTGATGCCCTGGCGTCAGCCTCTAACTCCACTGCAGTGTAGTATCCAGATTTAACAGAGTAATCCCCGGACTTTGTGCCTAACCATATCAGCGAGTCCTGAACTCCGGTGAGACTGGGTTTGATACAGAGTATCTTTGCCTCATAAGCAGGTAGGAGAAGTCGGATTTTTGTACGATCCCAATTTATGCGATCCGGTAGCATCAAGTCTGCAACTGTTAGAGATATGCTCTGCTCGGTAGGCGGTCCCATCGGGCGTTCTTGTTTAGATAGACAGAGCCAGGGGTCTTGCCATACATGAATAGACTGGCCATCTCCAACGACCCAtccaatattttttaacaggAGGTCACGTCCTATCAACACACTACGCCAGCCGTGTGACGGTGTTGACGTTTCTATGGCCTGGAAAATGGTAGTCTCAGGGTAGTACTTTCctttcagaatttttcccaGCAGGCAGGTCGGGTTCTTGAACAGCCTCCACCCTATTTTGGCCAACATCGCGTCATTGAAGCTCTGGAAATCTCGCATACCAAGTCCACCAATTCCTTTTGGTCTTGCGATTGTGTCCCAAGAGACCCAAGCCATCTTCTTGGTATTTTCATTATTATCCCACCAAAAGCGCGTGACAACATATTGGATTCGATTACACAATGACACCGGTAGCTTGAAACATGACATCGAGTAAGACGGGATATGAGAGAGGACGCTTTGCAGCATAACCATCTTGCCAGCCGAGGAAAGGAACTTCGTCGACCAGCCTCGGGCTTTCTGTTTGATGCGTTCCACGATGGTTGAAAAGAGATCCCTCTTTCGTCGTCCAAAGAGCTCCGGGAGTCCCAGGTACTTACCAACTCCGCCTTCTTTATGTATTTGGATAACATCCTTGATCGAATTCTTTAGGGCCATCGGCGTGAATCGAGAGAAGGTTACTGTCGACTTCTCGGGGTTGATTGCCTGTCCCGAGGCCTCCTCGTATGTTCTTAAGATCTCTGTCAGTGCCCGGCCGTTGCTTTCACTAGCGTTGATGAAGAACATAGTGTCGTCCGCAAATAGTAAGTGGTTAACTCAGGGGCAACCTCTCGCAACCTTGATCCCTTGGATTGCTCCTTCCTCATGTGCTCTGTTACATAATCCCGAGAGAACTTCACTATACATTATAAATATGTAGGGAGAGAGGGGATCGCCTTGACGAATTCCTCTACTCGGTACTATCTTCCCTTTAGGCAAGCCGTTAATGTGGACATGTtctgttttataaaaaagaaacaaaatgaatTTTCTGAATGACTAGGATGTACTAGATTTTTTGGCTCGTATATCCTCTGGAAAGAATTTAATATCTTTCGGAATGTAATAATATCTTTTGGAATGTAAACAAAATGGATTTAATATCTTTTGGAATGTAAAAGATATTATTACATTCACaccattttgtttcttttcgcTACGATGAAAGATATTAAATCCAATTTGGTTACCAGTCACaccattttgtttcttttcgctacgatgaaataattttgaaaaagtaaCTTCTCTTATTTTGATTATGTTCGTTTCGATGTTCATGTAACCTGCGATCGCGaccttaaataaaatattgttcttttgtttgttgAAAGAACAATTGTTTTTTAAGTTGTTTAAATTGTCAGCAAAATGAAATTTTGAGTATGATTGGTCAACGAAGACCAATTGGCTGAATTTAtccatgcatatatatatgttgagaATCGACGCCTTCGATTGACTTTAAACTCAATCATAGAACACACTTCGATTTAGTCCGGTACATGTATTAAAATCGGTACATCGGTTAGGACCTGTCGGTCCCTAAGTTTCGATAGAAGACGTTGGAAAACACCTTCATGACCCTAAAATACATACGTAATAGTAAAGCCATGTTCGTTTCGTTATCGCCGATTCCAGCGGCAGCGTTCAAAAATATAAGGcaacagagacaaaaaaaaacagaatcaaaGGTAAAAGCAATCGCTCATCAACTGCCAGAGACACTAGAAAACGAGACGCAGTGACGCTGAAATTTTCCGCGTCGTTTAGTTCATTGTTAACTGCCGCAGCGTCTGGAAAACAAGTCATTAATGCGTCACCGGTGCTGTACGATGCCATGATGAAAGGCTTAATTATCTGACGCTGACGCTGCGTCCAGCGTTGATAAAACGAACAGGCCTTAAGTCGGTGCTGAAGTTTAATTGCCTCTTTA
The nucleotide sequence above comes from Brassica napus cultivar Da-Ae chromosome A9, Da-Ae, whole genome shotgun sequence. Encoded proteins:
- the LOC106361585 gene encoding uncharacterized protein At4g19900-like translates to MEESRRTEQVDLLQMLKNLTVSLVCCLPLSLLGLLLMLLLIYNSFSAFSLHLDPIPPKSTLSLNYNHHQVLHHHPSLSSSSTSSRSTLTSSSKSDSSMLLAVKETSSGFVQKQKVSPIKTERRTRRRKRRNGLTPEMTQKPQGKSRQKFKTRIKSFLSESSCKSLFFMIWISSIESFGERERFTIESLFKSHPNSCLILVSNSLDCERGTLILKPFTDKGLKVLAIKPDFTYIFKDTSAEKWFERLKRGMFSPGVIPLEQNLSNILRLVLLYKFGGIYLDTDVIILKPLTSLHNVIGAQTVDPVTRKWSRLNNAVLIFDKNHPLLKSFIDEFSRTFNGNKWGHNGPYLVSRVVARFNVSNCSSDMGFSVLPPSSFYPVDWTRISGFYRASVNGREANWSRKRLMHLRKHSLSVHLWNRESKSFRIEEGSIIQKLMSDSCIFCNSSFLR
- the LOC106376703 gene encoding gibberellin 20 oxidase 4; this translates as MESITMIPETFNENATQNNPLKTLFSLLKSLLSSCFFLISNIFSYHFIFTHEMESIKTLPQTFDEDATKNNPLMIFDSADLNNKSDKIPQEFVWPDHDKPSTNVPILQVPLIDLAGFLSGNPFLVSEATRLVAEAAKQHGFFLVINHGIDEKLLSGACTLMDKFFKSPSCEKHKAQRKWGESSGYASSFVGRFKKNLPWKETLSFAFSPGEKSENHSQDVKEFIVKKMGDEYKDFGIVYQEYAEAMSDLSLKIMELLGMSLGINRSHFKEFFEDNESIFRLNYYPQCKQPNVVLGSGPHCDPTSLTILQQDQVNGLQAFVDNQWQAILPNPQALVVNIGDTFMALTNGIYKSCLHRALVNSKTERKTLAFFLSPKMDKVVRPPAELGGERAYPDFTWSMLHEFVMKHYRADESTLDEFTKWHTNRGSF